In Solanum pennellii chromosome 3, SPENNV200, a single window of DNA contains:
- the LOC107012376 gene encoding uncharacterized protein LOC107012376 isoform X5 has translation MYTCLYLEYIFYFQCREQWILSWGWKFQVRLHANDSRHVEGITMCGRHADLEVVLKPVPIYIISHESQLPATFLYPSPKNEMVVGLDCEGVDLCRYGTLCIVQLAFPDAIYLVDAIRGGRKLINACKPALESVYVTKVIHDCKRDSEALFYQFGIKLHNVMDTQIAYYLIEEQLGKKSSQAGHISFVRLLADPRYCGISYVEKKEVRSLLKEDPQFWTYRPLSELMVRAAADDVRFLPYVFHRMMEKLSEESLWRLAVRGSLCCRCFCISDNEYADWPAIPSIPEFLNVERETLEDEILSILDVPPGKMGCVIGRKGSSILSIKESCKAEILISGSKGAPDKVFIIGPLKQVRKAEAMLRGRML, from the exons ATGTATACATGTTTATACCTGGAgtatatattttactttcagTGCAGGGAACAATGGATACTATCTTGGGGTTGGAAGTTCCAGGTCAGATTACATGCAAATGATTCAAGGCACGTTGAAGGAATCACAATgt GTGGTAGGCATGCTGATCTTGAAGTAGTTTTAAAACCAGTCCCCATTTATATCATCAGCCATGAATCTCAACTTCCAGCCACATTTCTCTACCCTTCTCCAAAAAATGAGATGGTTGTTGGACTTGACTGCGAGGGTGTTGACCTCTGTAGATATGGAACTCTCTGTATTGTGCAG CTTGCTTTTCCGGACGCTATCTACTTGGTTGATGCAATACGCGGTGGGAGAAAGTTGATTAACGCTTGTAAGCCTGCTCTTGAGTCTGTTTATGTCACAAAAGTTATTCACGACTGCAAACGGGATAGTGAG GCATTATTCTATCAGTTTGGTATCAAGTTGCACAATGTTATGGATACCCAG ATAGCTTATTATCTGATTGAGGAACAGTTGGGGAAGAAGAGCTCACAAGCTGGCCATATCTCTTTTGTGCGCCTTCTTGCAGATCCACGTTATTGTG GTATATCATACGTGGAGAAAAAAGAAGTCCGTTCCCTTCTGAAGGAG GATCCTCAGTTTTGGACCTACCGACCATTATCTGAGCTGATGGTCCGTGCAGCTGCTGATGATGTTCGATTTCTTCCATACGTATTCCATAGGATGATGGAGAAATTGAGTGAAGAATCATTGTGGAGACTTGCAGTTCGTGGTTCACTTTGTTGTCGGTGTTTCTGCATAAGTGACAATGAATATGCTGATTGGCCAGCAATCCCTTCTATTCCAG AGTTCCTCAATGTGGAAAGAGAAACTTTAGAAGACGAGATCTTGTCCATACTTGATGTGCCACCCGGGAAAATGGGATGCGTCATTGGTAGAAAAGGATCCTCAATTTTGTCAATCAAAGAATCATGCAA GGCAGAAATCCTAATCAGTGGATCGAAGGGAGCGCCAGACAAG GTTTTCATCATTGGACCCCTGAAGCAGGTAAGGAAAGCAGAAGCCATGTTGAGGGGCCGGATGTTGTGA
- the LOC107012376 gene encoding uncharacterized protein LOC107012376 isoform X10, with protein MALASIPHQTYIPLPSSNSGGRHADLEVVLKPVPIYIISHESQLPATFLYPSPKNEMVVGLDCEGVDLCRYGTLCIVQLAFPDAIYLVDAIRGGRKLINACKPALESVYVTKVIHDCKRDSEALFYQFGIKLHNVMDTQIAYYLIEEQLGKKSSQAGHISFVRLLADPRYCGISYVEKKEVRSLLKEDPQFWTYRPLSELMVRAAADDVRFLPYVFHRMMEKLSEESLWRLAVRGSLCCRCFCISDNEYADWPAIPSIPEFLNVERETLEDEILSILDVPPGKMGCVIGRKGSSILSIKESCKAEILISGSKGAPDKVFIIGPLKQVRKAEAMLRGRML; from the exons aTGGCTTTAGCATCTATTCCTCATCAAACTTACATTCCTCTGCCATCTTCCAATTCAG GTGGTAGGCATGCTGATCTTGAAGTAGTTTTAAAACCAGTCCCCATTTATATCATCAGCCATGAATCTCAACTTCCAGCCACATTTCTCTACCCTTCTCCAAAAAATGAGATGGTTGTTGGACTTGACTGCGAGGGTGTTGACCTCTGTAGATATGGAACTCTCTGTATTGTGCAG CTTGCTTTTCCGGACGCTATCTACTTGGTTGATGCAATACGCGGTGGGAGAAAGTTGATTAACGCTTGTAAGCCTGCTCTTGAGTCTGTTTATGTCACAAAAGTTATTCACGACTGCAAACGGGATAGTGAG GCATTATTCTATCAGTTTGGTATCAAGTTGCACAATGTTATGGATACCCAG ATAGCTTATTATCTGATTGAGGAACAGTTGGGGAAGAAGAGCTCACAAGCTGGCCATATCTCTTTTGTGCGCCTTCTTGCAGATCCACGTTATTGTG GTATATCATACGTGGAGAAAAAAGAAGTCCGTTCCCTTCTGAAGGAG GATCCTCAGTTTTGGACCTACCGACCATTATCTGAGCTGATGGTCCGTGCAGCTGCTGATGATGTTCGATTTCTTCCATACGTATTCCATAGGATGATGGAGAAATTGAGTGAAGAATCATTGTGGAGACTTGCAGTTCGTGGTTCACTTTGTTGTCGGTGTTTCTGCATAAGTGACAATGAATATGCTGATTGGCCAGCAATCCCTTCTATTCCAG AGTTCCTCAATGTGGAAAGAGAAACTTTAGAAGACGAGATCTTGTCCATACTTGATGTGCCACCCGGGAAAATGGGATGCGTCATTGGTAGAAAAGGATCCTCAATTTTGTCAATCAAAGAATCATGCAA GGCAGAAATCCTAATCAGTGGATCGAAGGGAGCGCCAGACAAG GTTTTCATCATTGGACCCCTGAAGCAGGTAAGGAAAGCAGAAGCCATGTTGAGGGGCCGGATGTTGTGA
- the LOC107012376 gene encoding uncharacterized protein LOC107012376 isoform X3: MYTCLYLEYIFYFQCREQWILSWGWKFQVRLHANDSRHVEGITMCGRHADLEVVLKPVPIYIISHESQLPATFLYPSPKNEMVVGLDCEGVDLCRYGTLCIVQLAFPDAIYLVDAIRGGRKLINACKPALESVYVTKVIHDCKRDSEALFYQFGIKLHNVMDTQIAYYLIEEQLGKKSSQAGHISFVRLLADPRYCGISYVEKKEVRSLLKEDPQFWTYRPLSELMVRAAADDVRFLPYVFHRMMEKLSEESLWRLAVRGSLCCRCFCISDNEYADWPAIPSIPEFLNVERETLEDEILSILDVPPGKMGCVIGRKGSSILSIKESCKAEILISGSKGAPDKRNDGMSHIGCWACSRRMSGCLRPSLARQEPHTSGPRFSSLDP, translated from the exons ATGTATACATGTTTATACCTGGAgtatatattttactttcagTGCAGGGAACAATGGATACTATCTTGGGGTTGGAAGTTCCAGGTCAGATTACATGCAAATGATTCAAGGCACGTTGAAGGAATCACAATgt GTGGTAGGCATGCTGATCTTGAAGTAGTTTTAAAACCAGTCCCCATTTATATCATCAGCCATGAATCTCAACTTCCAGCCACATTTCTCTACCCTTCTCCAAAAAATGAGATGGTTGTTGGACTTGACTGCGAGGGTGTTGACCTCTGTAGATATGGAACTCTCTGTATTGTGCAG CTTGCTTTTCCGGACGCTATCTACTTGGTTGATGCAATACGCGGTGGGAGAAAGTTGATTAACGCTTGTAAGCCTGCTCTTGAGTCTGTTTATGTCACAAAAGTTATTCACGACTGCAAACGGGATAGTGAG GCATTATTCTATCAGTTTGGTATCAAGTTGCACAATGTTATGGATACCCAG ATAGCTTATTATCTGATTGAGGAACAGTTGGGGAAGAAGAGCTCACAAGCTGGCCATATCTCTTTTGTGCGCCTTCTTGCAGATCCACGTTATTGTG GTATATCATACGTGGAGAAAAAAGAAGTCCGTTCCCTTCTGAAGGAG GATCCTCAGTTTTGGACCTACCGACCATTATCTGAGCTGATGGTCCGTGCAGCTGCTGATGATGTTCGATTTCTTCCATACGTATTCCATAGGATGATGGAGAAATTGAGTGAAGAATCATTGTGGAGACTTGCAGTTCGTGGTTCACTTTGTTGTCGGTGTTTCTGCATAAGTGACAATGAATATGCTGATTGGCCAGCAATCCCTTCTATTCCAG AGTTCCTCAATGTGGAAAGAGAAACTTTAGAAGACGAGATCTTGTCCATACTTGATGTGCCACCCGGGAAAATGGGATGCGTCATTGGTAGAAAAGGATCCTCAATTTTGTCAATCAAAGAATCATGCAA GGCAGAAATCCTAATCAGTGGATCGAAGGGAGCGCCAGACAAG AGAAACGACGGGATGAGCCACATTGGGTGTTGGGCTTGTTCACGGCGTATGTCTGGATGCTTGAGGCCAAGTCTTGCGAGACAAGAGCCTCATACTTCTGGCCCAAG GTTTTCATCATTGGACCCCTGA
- the LOC107012376 gene encoding uncharacterized protein LOC107012376 isoform X2, with protein MSDMTCIHVYTWSIYFTFSAGNNGYYLGVGSSRSDYMQMIQGGRHADLEVVLKPVPIYIISHESQLPATFLYPSPKNEMVVGLDCEGVDLCRYGTLCIVQLAFPDAIYLVDAIRGGRKLINACKPALESVYVTKVIHDCKRDSEALFYQFGIKLHNVMDTQIAYYLIEEQLGKKSSQAGHISFVRLLADPRYCGISYVEKKEVRSLLKEDPQFWTYRPLSELMVRAAADDVRFLPYVFHRMMEKLSEESLWRLAVRGSLCCRCFCISDNEYADWPAIPSIPVLSEFLNVERETLEDEILSILDVPPGKMGCVIGRKGSSILSIKESCKAEILISGSKGAPDKRNDGMSHIGCWACSRRMSGCLRPSLARQEPHTSGPRFSSLDP; from the exons ATGAGTGACATGACATGTATACATGTTTATACCTGGAgtatatattttactttcagTGCAGGGAACAATGGATACTATCTTGGGGTTGGAAGTTCCAGGTCAGATTACATGCAAATGATTCAAG GTGGTAGGCATGCTGATCTTGAAGTAGTTTTAAAACCAGTCCCCATTTATATCATCAGCCATGAATCTCAACTTCCAGCCACATTTCTCTACCCTTCTCCAAAAAATGAGATGGTTGTTGGACTTGACTGCGAGGGTGTTGACCTCTGTAGATATGGAACTCTCTGTATTGTGCAG CTTGCTTTTCCGGACGCTATCTACTTGGTTGATGCAATACGCGGTGGGAGAAAGTTGATTAACGCTTGTAAGCCTGCTCTTGAGTCTGTTTATGTCACAAAAGTTATTCACGACTGCAAACGGGATAGTGAG GCATTATTCTATCAGTTTGGTATCAAGTTGCACAATGTTATGGATACCCAG ATAGCTTATTATCTGATTGAGGAACAGTTGGGGAAGAAGAGCTCACAAGCTGGCCATATCTCTTTTGTGCGCCTTCTTGCAGATCCACGTTATTGTG GTATATCATACGTGGAGAAAAAAGAAGTCCGTTCCCTTCTGAAGGAG GATCCTCAGTTTTGGACCTACCGACCATTATCTGAGCTGATGGTCCGTGCAGCTGCTGATGATGTTCGATTTCTTCCATACGTATTCCATAGGATGATGGAGAAATTGAGTGAAGAATCATTGTGGAGACTTGCAGTTCGTGGTTCACTTTGTTGTCGGTGTTTCTGCATAAGTGACAATGAATATGCTGATTGGCCAGCAATCCCTTCTATTCCAG TCTTGTCAGAGTTCCTCAATGTGGAAAGAGAAACTTTAGAAGACGAGATCTTGTCCATACTTGATGTGCCACCCGGGAAAATGGGATGCGTCATTGGTAGAAAAGGATCCTCAATTTTGTCAATCAAAGAATCATGCAA GGCAGAAATCCTAATCAGTGGATCGAAGGGAGCGCCAGACAAG AGAAACGACGGGATGAGCCACATTGGGTGTTGGGCTTGTTCACGGCGTATGTCTGGATGCTTGAGGCCAAGTCTTGCGAGACAAGAGCCTCATACTTCTGGCCCAAG GTTTTCATCATTGGACCCCTGA
- the LOC107012376 gene encoding uncharacterized protein LOC107012376 isoform X4, whose amino-acid sequence MYTCLYLEYIFYFQCREQWILSWGWKFQVRLHANDSRHVEGITMCGRHADLEVVLKPVPIYIISHESQLPATFLYPSPKNEMVVGLDCEGVDLCRYGTLCIVQLAFPDAIYLVDAIRGGRKLINACKPALESVYVTKVIHDCKRDSEALFYQFGIKLHNVMDTQIAYYLIEEQLGKKSSQAGHISFVRLLADPRYCGISYVEKKEVRSLLKEDPQFWTYRPLSELMVRAAADDVRFLPYVFHRMMEKLSEESLWRLAVRGSLCCRCFCISDNEYADWPAIPSIPVLSEFLNVERETLEDEILSILDVPPGKMGCVIGRKGSSILSIKESCKAEILISGSKGAPDKVFIIGPLKQVRKAEAMLRGRML is encoded by the exons ATGTATACATGTTTATACCTGGAgtatatattttactttcagTGCAGGGAACAATGGATACTATCTTGGGGTTGGAAGTTCCAGGTCAGATTACATGCAAATGATTCAAGGCACGTTGAAGGAATCACAATgt GTGGTAGGCATGCTGATCTTGAAGTAGTTTTAAAACCAGTCCCCATTTATATCATCAGCCATGAATCTCAACTTCCAGCCACATTTCTCTACCCTTCTCCAAAAAATGAGATGGTTGTTGGACTTGACTGCGAGGGTGTTGACCTCTGTAGATATGGAACTCTCTGTATTGTGCAG CTTGCTTTTCCGGACGCTATCTACTTGGTTGATGCAATACGCGGTGGGAGAAAGTTGATTAACGCTTGTAAGCCTGCTCTTGAGTCTGTTTATGTCACAAAAGTTATTCACGACTGCAAACGGGATAGTGAG GCATTATTCTATCAGTTTGGTATCAAGTTGCACAATGTTATGGATACCCAG ATAGCTTATTATCTGATTGAGGAACAGTTGGGGAAGAAGAGCTCACAAGCTGGCCATATCTCTTTTGTGCGCCTTCTTGCAGATCCACGTTATTGTG GTATATCATACGTGGAGAAAAAAGAAGTCCGTTCCCTTCTGAAGGAG GATCCTCAGTTTTGGACCTACCGACCATTATCTGAGCTGATGGTCCGTGCAGCTGCTGATGATGTTCGATTTCTTCCATACGTATTCCATAGGATGATGGAGAAATTGAGTGAAGAATCATTGTGGAGACTTGCAGTTCGTGGTTCACTTTGTTGTCGGTGTTTCTGCATAAGTGACAATGAATATGCTGATTGGCCAGCAATCCCTTCTATTCCAG TCTTGTCAGAGTTCCTCAATGTGGAAAGAGAAACTTTAGAAGACGAGATCTTGTCCATACTTGATGTGCCACCCGGGAAAATGGGATGCGTCATTGGTAGAAAAGGATCCTCAATTTTGTCAATCAAAGAATCATGCAA GGCAGAAATCCTAATCAGTGGATCGAAGGGAGCGCCAGACAAG GTTTTCATCATTGGACCCCTGAAGCAGGTAAGGAAAGCAGAAGCCATGTTGAGGGGCCGGATGTTGTGA
- the LOC107012376 gene encoding uncharacterized protein LOC107012376 isoform X9, giving the protein MALASIPHQTYIPLPSSNSGGRHADLEVVLKPVPIYIISHESQLPATFLYPSPKNEMVVGLDCEGVDLCRYGTLCIVQLAFPDAIYLVDAIRGGRKLINACKPALESVYVTKVIHDCKRDSEALFYQFGIKLHNVMDTQIAYYLIEEQLGKKSSQAGHISFVRLLADPRYCGISYVEKKEVRSLLKEDPQFWTYRPLSELMVRAAADDVRFLPYVFHRMMEKLSEESLWRLAVRGSLCCRCFCISDNEYADWPAIPSIPVLSEFLNVERETLEDEILSILDVPPGKMGCVIGRKGSSILSIKESCKAEILISGSKGAPDKVFIIGPLKQVRKAEAMLRGRML; this is encoded by the exons aTGGCTTTAGCATCTATTCCTCATCAAACTTACATTCCTCTGCCATCTTCCAATTCAG GTGGTAGGCATGCTGATCTTGAAGTAGTTTTAAAACCAGTCCCCATTTATATCATCAGCCATGAATCTCAACTTCCAGCCACATTTCTCTACCCTTCTCCAAAAAATGAGATGGTTGTTGGACTTGACTGCGAGGGTGTTGACCTCTGTAGATATGGAACTCTCTGTATTGTGCAG CTTGCTTTTCCGGACGCTATCTACTTGGTTGATGCAATACGCGGTGGGAGAAAGTTGATTAACGCTTGTAAGCCTGCTCTTGAGTCTGTTTATGTCACAAAAGTTATTCACGACTGCAAACGGGATAGTGAG GCATTATTCTATCAGTTTGGTATCAAGTTGCACAATGTTATGGATACCCAG ATAGCTTATTATCTGATTGAGGAACAGTTGGGGAAGAAGAGCTCACAAGCTGGCCATATCTCTTTTGTGCGCCTTCTTGCAGATCCACGTTATTGTG GTATATCATACGTGGAGAAAAAAGAAGTCCGTTCCCTTCTGAAGGAG GATCCTCAGTTTTGGACCTACCGACCATTATCTGAGCTGATGGTCCGTGCAGCTGCTGATGATGTTCGATTTCTTCCATACGTATTCCATAGGATGATGGAGAAATTGAGTGAAGAATCATTGTGGAGACTTGCAGTTCGTGGTTCACTTTGTTGTCGGTGTTTCTGCATAAGTGACAATGAATATGCTGATTGGCCAGCAATCCCTTCTATTCCAG TCTTGTCAGAGTTCCTCAATGTGGAAAGAGAAACTTTAGAAGACGAGATCTTGTCCATACTTGATGTGCCACCCGGGAAAATGGGATGCGTCATTGGTAGAAAAGGATCCTCAATTTTGTCAATCAAAGAATCATGCAA GGCAGAAATCCTAATCAGTGGATCGAAGGGAGCGCCAGACAAG GTTTTCATCATTGGACCCCTGAAGCAGGTAAGGAAAGCAGAAGCCATGTTGAGGGGCCGGATGTTGTGA
- the LOC107012376 gene encoding uncharacterized protein LOC107012376 isoform X1 — translation MYTCLYLEYIFYFQCREQWILSWGWKFQVRLHANDSRHVEGITMCGRHADLEVVLKPVPIYIISHESQLPATFLYPSPKNEMVVGLDCEGVDLCRYGTLCIVQLAFPDAIYLVDAIRGGRKLINACKPALESVYVTKVIHDCKRDSEALFYQFGIKLHNVMDTQIAYYLIEEQLGKKSSQAGHISFVRLLADPRYCGISYVEKKEVRSLLKEDPQFWTYRPLSELMVRAAADDVRFLPYVFHRMMEKLSEESLWRLAVRGSLCCRCFCISDNEYADWPAIPSIPVLSEFLNVERETLEDEILSILDVPPGKMGCVIGRKGSSILSIKESCKAEILISGSKGAPDKRNDGMSHIGCWACSRRMSGCLRPSLARQEPHTSGPRFSSLDP, via the exons ATGTATACATGTTTATACCTGGAgtatatattttactttcagTGCAGGGAACAATGGATACTATCTTGGGGTTGGAAGTTCCAGGTCAGATTACATGCAAATGATTCAAGGCACGTTGAAGGAATCACAATgt GTGGTAGGCATGCTGATCTTGAAGTAGTTTTAAAACCAGTCCCCATTTATATCATCAGCCATGAATCTCAACTTCCAGCCACATTTCTCTACCCTTCTCCAAAAAATGAGATGGTTGTTGGACTTGACTGCGAGGGTGTTGACCTCTGTAGATATGGAACTCTCTGTATTGTGCAG CTTGCTTTTCCGGACGCTATCTACTTGGTTGATGCAATACGCGGTGGGAGAAAGTTGATTAACGCTTGTAAGCCTGCTCTTGAGTCTGTTTATGTCACAAAAGTTATTCACGACTGCAAACGGGATAGTGAG GCATTATTCTATCAGTTTGGTATCAAGTTGCACAATGTTATGGATACCCAG ATAGCTTATTATCTGATTGAGGAACAGTTGGGGAAGAAGAGCTCACAAGCTGGCCATATCTCTTTTGTGCGCCTTCTTGCAGATCCACGTTATTGTG GTATATCATACGTGGAGAAAAAAGAAGTCCGTTCCCTTCTGAAGGAG GATCCTCAGTTTTGGACCTACCGACCATTATCTGAGCTGATGGTCCGTGCAGCTGCTGATGATGTTCGATTTCTTCCATACGTATTCCATAGGATGATGGAGAAATTGAGTGAAGAATCATTGTGGAGACTTGCAGTTCGTGGTTCACTTTGTTGTCGGTGTTTCTGCATAAGTGACAATGAATATGCTGATTGGCCAGCAATCCCTTCTATTCCAG TCTTGTCAGAGTTCCTCAATGTGGAAAGAGAAACTTTAGAAGACGAGATCTTGTCCATACTTGATGTGCCACCCGGGAAAATGGGATGCGTCATTGGTAGAAAAGGATCCTCAATTTTGTCAATCAAAGAATCATGCAA GGCAGAAATCCTAATCAGTGGATCGAAGGGAGCGCCAGACAAG AGAAACGACGGGATGAGCCACATTGGGTGTTGGGCTTGTTCACGGCGTATGTCTGGATGCTTGAGGCCAAGTCTTGCGAGACAAGAGCCTCATACTTCTGGCCCAAG GTTTTCATCATTGGACCCCTGA
- the LOC107012376 gene encoding uncharacterized protein LOC107012376 isoform X6, whose product MALASIPHQTYIPLPSSNSGGRHADLEVVLKPVPIYIISHESQLPATFLYPSPKNEMVVGLDCEGVDLCRYGTLCIVQLAFPDAIYLVDAIRGGRKLINACKPALESVYVTKVIHDCKRDSEALFYQFGIKLHNVMDTQIAYYLIEEQLGKKSSQAGHISFVRLLADPRYCGISYVEKKEVRSLLKEDPQFWTYRPLSELMVRAAADDVRFLPYVFHRMMEKLSEESLWRLAVRGSLCCRCFCISDNEYADWPAIPSIPVLSEFLNVERETLEDEILSILDVPPGKMGCVIGRKGSSILSIKESCKAEILISGSKGAPDKRNDGMSHIGCWACSRRMSGCLRPSLARQEPHTSGPRFSSLDP is encoded by the exons aTGGCTTTAGCATCTATTCCTCATCAAACTTACATTCCTCTGCCATCTTCCAATTCAG GTGGTAGGCATGCTGATCTTGAAGTAGTTTTAAAACCAGTCCCCATTTATATCATCAGCCATGAATCTCAACTTCCAGCCACATTTCTCTACCCTTCTCCAAAAAATGAGATGGTTGTTGGACTTGACTGCGAGGGTGTTGACCTCTGTAGATATGGAACTCTCTGTATTGTGCAG CTTGCTTTTCCGGACGCTATCTACTTGGTTGATGCAATACGCGGTGGGAGAAAGTTGATTAACGCTTGTAAGCCTGCTCTTGAGTCTGTTTATGTCACAAAAGTTATTCACGACTGCAAACGGGATAGTGAG GCATTATTCTATCAGTTTGGTATCAAGTTGCACAATGTTATGGATACCCAG ATAGCTTATTATCTGATTGAGGAACAGTTGGGGAAGAAGAGCTCACAAGCTGGCCATATCTCTTTTGTGCGCCTTCTTGCAGATCCACGTTATTGTG GTATATCATACGTGGAGAAAAAAGAAGTCCGTTCCCTTCTGAAGGAG GATCCTCAGTTTTGGACCTACCGACCATTATCTGAGCTGATGGTCCGTGCAGCTGCTGATGATGTTCGATTTCTTCCATACGTATTCCATAGGATGATGGAGAAATTGAGTGAAGAATCATTGTGGAGACTTGCAGTTCGTGGTTCACTTTGTTGTCGGTGTTTCTGCATAAGTGACAATGAATATGCTGATTGGCCAGCAATCCCTTCTATTCCAG TCTTGTCAGAGTTCCTCAATGTGGAAAGAGAAACTTTAGAAGACGAGATCTTGTCCATACTTGATGTGCCACCCGGGAAAATGGGATGCGTCATTGGTAGAAAAGGATCCTCAATTTTGTCAATCAAAGAATCATGCAA GGCAGAAATCCTAATCAGTGGATCGAAGGGAGCGCCAGACAAG AGAAACGACGGGATGAGCCACATTGGGTGTTGGGCTTGTTCACGGCGTATGTCTGGATGCTTGAGGCCAAGTCTTGCGAGACAAGAGCCTCATACTTCTGGCCCAAG GTTTTCATCATTGGACCCCTGA
- the LOC107012376 gene encoding uncharacterized protein LOC107012376 isoform X7 has protein sequence MVVGLDCEGVDLCRYGTLCIVQLAFPDAIYLVDAIRGGRKLINACKPALESVYVTKVIHDCKRDSEALFYQFGIKLHNVMDTQIAYYLIEEQLGKKSSQAGHISFVRLLADPRYCGISYVEKKEVRSLLKEDPQFWTYRPLSELMVRAAADDVRFLPYVFHRMMEKLSEESLWRLAVRGSLCCRCFCISDNEYADWPAIPSIPVLSEFLNVERETLEDEILSILDVPPGKMGCVIGRKGSSILSIKESCKAEILISGSKGAPDKRNDGMSHIGCWACSRRMSGCLRPSLARQEPHTSGPRFSSLDP, from the exons ATGGTTGTTGGACTTGACTGCGAGGGTGTTGACCTCTGTAGATATGGAACTCTCTGTATTGTGCAG CTTGCTTTTCCGGACGCTATCTACTTGGTTGATGCAATACGCGGTGGGAGAAAGTTGATTAACGCTTGTAAGCCTGCTCTTGAGTCTGTTTATGTCACAAAAGTTATTCACGACTGCAAACGGGATAGTGAG GCATTATTCTATCAGTTTGGTATCAAGTTGCACAATGTTATGGATACCCAG ATAGCTTATTATCTGATTGAGGAACAGTTGGGGAAGAAGAGCTCACAAGCTGGCCATATCTCTTTTGTGCGCCTTCTTGCAGATCCACGTTATTGTG GTATATCATACGTGGAGAAAAAAGAAGTCCGTTCCCTTCTGAAGGAG GATCCTCAGTTTTGGACCTACCGACCATTATCTGAGCTGATGGTCCGTGCAGCTGCTGATGATGTTCGATTTCTTCCATACGTATTCCATAGGATGATGGAGAAATTGAGTGAAGAATCATTGTGGAGACTTGCAGTTCGTGGTTCACTTTGTTGTCGGTGTTTCTGCATAAGTGACAATGAATATGCTGATTGGCCAGCAATCCCTTCTATTCCAG TCTTGTCAGAGTTCCTCAATGTGGAAAGAGAAACTTTAGAAGACGAGATCTTGTCCATACTTGATGTGCCACCCGGGAAAATGGGATGCGTCATTGGTAGAAAAGGATCCTCAATTTTGTCAATCAAAGAATCATGCAA GGCAGAAATCCTAATCAGTGGATCGAAGGGAGCGCCAGACAAG AGAAACGACGGGATGAGCCACATTGGGTGTTGGGCTTGTTCACGGCGTATGTCTGGATGCTTGAGGCCAAGTCTTGCGAGACAAGAGCCTCATACTTCTGGCCCAAG GTTTTCATCATTGGACCCCTGA